One stretch of Rosistilla oblonga DNA includes these proteins:
- a CDS encoding OmpP1/FadL family transporter, with product MACLIAGSSFAQGIVLPGAGPINRSMGGASTAAPIDAAGALLWNPGSITALSSSQMMFGAEFLYTRTTLDSSLPADAFGPAIPAIPIGGSSDSHSGVPVLPTIALVFTEPDSDFAFGLGVFTIGGFGVNYSASATNPLLTPQPPNGFGIGNAYSRLNLLQIAPTVAVQLIDGLSVGFAPTVTMGDLALAPALFAAPDNADGGLPTYSDAQNGRWRYALGFQVGVYLETQSGWNFGASFKSKQWFEEFEFQSAGETGAPRTLTANPEYPMIISLGTSFTGFEGWVSAVDVRYIDYANASVFGDDAAFQADGSVPGLGWDSTVGVAFGLQREFQNGVSLRAGYDFGQSPISNDKTGFNVLSSALWNHAVTTGATLPVNHALSMSLAYVHVFEDSSTGAIQTPAGPIPGSSVEITQVSDTLSMGFDVKF from the coding sequence TTGGCATGTCTAATCGCCGGTTCAAGCTTCGCTCAAGGGATCGTGCTACCCGGTGCTGGCCCGATCAATCGCTCGATGGGAGGTGCATCGACAGCAGCCCCGATCGACGCCGCGGGAGCCCTCCTCTGGAACCCCGGCTCGATCACCGCATTGAGTAGTTCGCAGATGATGTTTGGCGCCGAGTTCCTGTACACGCGGACGACGCTCGATTCGTCGCTGCCAGCCGACGCTTTTGGCCCCGCCATCCCCGCAATCCCGATCGGGGGCTCCAGCGACAGTCATTCGGGCGTTCCCGTGCTGCCGACGATTGCGTTGGTCTTCACCGAGCCCGATTCGGATTTTGCCTTTGGTCTGGGCGTCTTTACGATCGGCGGTTTTGGAGTCAACTACTCCGCCAGCGCAACCAATCCACTGCTGACGCCTCAGCCACCCAACGGTTTTGGAATCGGCAACGCTTACTCGCGGCTGAACCTGCTGCAGATCGCCCCCACCGTCGCGGTGCAACTGATCGACGGCCTATCGGTCGGATTTGCTCCGACCGTCACGATGGGCGATCTGGCCTTGGCACCCGCACTGTTCGCGGCTCCCGACAATGCCGACGGCGGCCTGCCGACCTATTCCGACGCCCAGAACGGACGCTGGCGGTACGCGCTCGGCTTCCAAGTCGGCGTCTATCTCGAAACGCAGTCGGGCTGGAACTTCGGCGCTTCGTTCAAGAGCAAGCAGTGGTTTGAAGAGTTTGAATTCCAATCGGCCGGAGAGACCGGGGCGCCGCGGACGCTCACCGCCAACCCGGAATATCCGATGATCATCAGCCTCGGCACATCGTTCACCGGATTTGAAGGCTGGGTCAGCGCTGTCGACGTCCGCTACATCGACTACGCCAACGCATCGGTCTTTGGCGACGATGCGGCATTCCAAGCCGACGGTTCGGTGCCGGGACTGGGTTGGGACAGCACCGTCGGAGTCGCCTTTGGACTGCAACGCGAATTCCAAAACGGCGTCAGCTTGCGAGCCGGTTACGACTTTGGCCAGTCGCCGATCTCCAACGACAAGACCGGGTTCAACGTGCTGTCGTCGGCGCTTTGGAATCACGCAGTCACCACCGGAGCGACGCTGCCGGTCAACCACGCGCTATCGATGTCGCTGGCTTATGTTCACGTCTTCGAGGATTCCAGCACCGGAGCGATTCAAACGCCCGCTGGCCCAATCCCGGGTTCATCGGTCGAGATCACCCAGGTCAGCGATACGTTGTCGATGGGCTTCGACGTGAAGTTTTGA
- a CDS encoding response regulator: MSDEPRLILVVDDSATQLAQMRMLLEKAGYRTLTADDGEQALSVAREHNPDLVVTDLEMPGMSGLDLVMMLNMESPQLPVVLTTSRGSEELAVEALQAGAASYVPKRNLAKDLADTIERTISVADSERQRLSFAKYIRTVAIELELTNDDTLLSQILARLEAPLVELGIVTEATRMHIGIALDEALRNAMIHGNLEVPSSLRDESCGQAYIDLIQARLKDEQYASRRVFVSLTANPEQAVFVITDQGPGFDVNSLPDPTDPENWEAVSGRGLLLIRSFMDEVQHNDAGNQITMVKLRVDPNAVDDDDDDCCDDDDCCGGEDCCSEPSDGQCD; this comes from the coding sequence ATGTCCGATGAACCACGCCTAATTCTGGTCGTTGACGACAGTGCGACCCAGTTGGCTCAGATGCGGATGCTGCTGGAGAAGGCGGGCTATCGAACGTTGACAGCGGACGATGGCGAGCAGGCTCTTTCGGTCGCTCGCGAACACAACCCCGATCTGGTCGTCACCGATCTCGAGATGCCCGGCATGTCGGGGCTCGATCTGGTGATGATGCTGAACATGGAATCGCCGCAGTTGCCCGTCGTGCTAACGACCTCGCGCGGCAGCGAAGAGCTGGCGGTCGAAGCGTTGCAGGCCGGAGCGGCCAGTTATGTCCCCAAACGCAATTTGGCAAAAGACCTCGCCGACACGATCGAACGGACGATTTCGGTCGCCGATTCCGAACGCCAGCGATTGTCGTTCGCCAAGTATATTCGGACCGTTGCGATCGAGTTGGAACTGACGAACGACGACACGCTGTTGTCGCAGATCCTGGCTCGTCTGGAGGCCCCGTTGGTCGAACTGGGGATCGTCACCGAAGCGACCCGGATGCACATCGGGATCGCGCTCGATGAAGCGCTGCGTAACGCCATGATCCATGGAAACCTGGAGGTGCCCAGTTCGCTTCGCGATGAGAGCTGCGGGCAGGCGTACATCGATCTGATCCAAGCCCGTTTGAAGGACGAACAATACGCGTCGCGACGCGTCTTTGTCTCGTTGACCGCGAACCCTGAACAGGCGGTCTTTGTGATCACCGATCAAGGTCCTGGTTTTGATGTCAACAGCTTGCCCGATCCGACCGATCCCGAGAATTGGGAAGCTGTCAGCGGCCGCGGCCTGCTGTTGATCCGGTCGTTTATGGACGAGGTCCAGCACAACGACGCGGGGAATCAAATCACGATGGTCAAGCTGCGCGTCGATCCCAATGCAGTCGACGATGACGACGACGATTGCTGCGATGACGACGACTGCTGTGGCGGCGAAGACTGTTGCAGCGAACCCAGCGACGGCCAATGCGATTGA
- a CDS encoding NAD(P)-binding protein has translation MSQSEKVTIFGGGIAGLTAAYALTDPSLATRYEVTVYQMGWRLGGKGASGRNRERHDRIEEHGLHIWLGCYENAFRVMRTCYDECRRANLTPDSPFQSVEDAFDPQDLITMMEPDGAGSWDPWSITMPSTGKFPGQQSQCISVAGAVRRLLELMDKLQQVPLDRMSPERLGQVRQAKERLDDSECQNCKQDYRAVLQSLESLQIDSKRSWAAEDQTPEQRRRAILIELAITLGKGVLRDVLLEGHTSFDVLDQHDFRGWLRQHGASRQACDSAPVRAAYEIVFGYHRGEDDKPSYAAGVATRFMLRWVLTYEGSLIYKMRAGMGDIIFSPLYLMLKNRGVEFKFFHRLDTMSLSPDKSHVASVSIDRQVDLETPQYDPLTWIKGVPCWPSEPMYQRDDGTRQIPLAQQQAIQALAEEHPGLEPLESAYSPWASQEKLELRHGTDFDKVVLAVALGALPLHCQELIENSPDLRKMVLGMPTIGTQSFQLWMSEDRHGLGWQGDATILDSYLDSWADFSHLEAVESFPPQTVKSIAYFSRTLPEPDAPPPVGPNPDYPVERTEWVKRLRRDEFLGGETGMKPIWTDSYTAEGEFHWDRLVDLQSPESVGKARFDAQFWCANVNPTDRYIQSLAGTTQYRVGAGESGFDNVVLAGDWIRTGLNVGCIESATNGGLMAARAICGQPVEISGEFDFCPRTSGCFTSLLAIFSPLLAWVRKLCRICCPPPPPAPLPTPSLPMYVERGGDQSFPAPFEFKTVDAFAFYLSAPASALQRLCDAHLNAPTGGRLSYVAPFSSVMMVFSNISRSRPSLPPASEYGWLPEKNFSIWIPLIAMESTSTGIPWPRAIVWYQPYIMVDQAWALTSGREVYGYPKALADVTIPGFGTDQTAFGVKTLAVEAADPAAEVRRLELLKIRPTSSSAVPAGRQFDKTQAADLVEDMKRKVLVEPEAHNNNSSAVESRVDTLLSLTDLTGVFLKQFRDAGVGNQACYQAIVEADAKPSFLGGGSLSDSYQVEGIDTITHPFLADFGWSSFPRDVANAWHLKFNFTMQAGREVWRA, from the coding sequence ATGTCACAATCGGAAAAGGTTACCATTTTTGGCGGCGGGATCGCGGGGCTCACAGCCGCGTATGCATTGACCGATCCTTCGCTTGCCACTCGCTACGAGGTCACCGTCTACCAGATGGGTTGGCGGCTGGGAGGGAAGGGAGCCAGCGGTCGCAACCGCGAGCGACACGACCGCATCGAAGAGCATGGGCTGCACATTTGGCTCGGCTGCTACGAGAACGCCTTCCGCGTCATGCGGACCTGTTACGACGAATGCCGCCGCGCGAATCTGACGCCCGATTCGCCCTTCCAGAGCGTCGAGGATGCGTTTGATCCCCAAGACCTGATCACGATGATGGAGCCCGACGGGGCGGGCAGTTGGGATCCGTGGTCGATCACGATGCCGTCGACCGGCAAGTTTCCGGGGCAGCAATCGCAATGCATCAGCGTTGCCGGAGCGGTTCGCCGGTTGTTGGAGTTGATGGACAAACTGCAACAGGTGCCTTTGGATCGGATGTCGCCGGAGCGGTTGGGCCAGGTCCGTCAGGCGAAAGAGCGGCTGGACGATTCGGAGTGCCAGAACTGCAAACAGGATTATCGAGCGGTTTTGCAGTCACTTGAGTCGCTGCAGATCGACAGTAAACGCAGCTGGGCGGCGGAGGATCAGACGCCGGAGCAGCGACGGCGAGCGATCCTGATCGAATTGGCGATCACGTTGGGCAAGGGAGTCTTGCGCGATGTTCTGTTGGAAGGCCATACGTCGTTTGACGTTCTCGATCAGCACGACTTTCGCGGCTGGCTGCGACAGCACGGTGCCAGTCGCCAGGCCTGCGATTCGGCACCGGTTCGAGCGGCTTACGAGATCGTGTTTGGATACCATCGCGGCGAGGACGATAAGCCCAGCTATGCCGCCGGCGTCGCAACGCGGTTTATGTTGCGTTGGGTGCTGACCTACGAGGGTTCGCTGATCTATAAGATGCGAGCGGGGATGGGGGATATCATCTTTTCGCCGCTGTATCTGATGCTCAAGAACCGCGGCGTGGAGTTCAAATTTTTCCATCGCTTGGACACGATGTCGCTATCGCCCGACAAGTCGCACGTCGCATCGGTGTCGATCGATCGCCAAGTCGATCTCGAGACGCCGCAATACGATCCGCTGACCTGGATCAAAGGCGTTCCCTGTTGGCCGTCGGAACCGATGTATCAGCGCGACGATGGAACGCGGCAGATTCCGCTGGCGCAACAGCAAGCGATCCAGGCGTTGGCTGAGGAACATCCGGGGCTCGAACCGTTGGAGTCGGCTTATTCGCCGTGGGCCAGCCAGGAGAAGTTGGAACTGCGGCATGGCACCGATTTTGACAAGGTTGTGCTGGCGGTCGCATTGGGAGCCCTGCCGCTGCATTGCCAAGAGTTGATCGAAAACAGTCCCGACCTGCGGAAGATGGTGCTGGGGATGCCGACGATTGGAACCCAGTCGTTCCAGTTGTGGATGTCCGAGGATCGGCATGGGCTGGGATGGCAGGGGGATGCCACGATCCTCGATTCTTATCTCGACAGTTGGGCCGATTTCAGTCATCTCGAAGCTGTCGAGAGTTTCCCGCCGCAGACGGTCAAGTCGATCGCGTATTTCTCGCGAACGCTGCCCGAGCCCGATGCTCCGCCGCCGGTCGGTCCAAATCCGGATTATCCGGTGGAGCGAACCGAGTGGGTGAAGCGTTTGCGGCGCGACGAATTTCTCGGCGGTGAGACGGGGATGAAACCGATCTGGACCGACAGCTACACCGCCGAGGGTGAGTTTCATTGGGATCGGTTGGTCGATCTGCAGTCTCCCGAATCGGTCGGCAAGGCCCGCTTCGACGCCCAGTTCTGGTGTGCCAACGTCAATCCAACCGACCGCTACATTCAATCGCTGGCCGGGACGACGCAGTACCGCGTCGGCGCCGGAGAATCTGGCTTTGACAACGTCGTGTTGGCCGGCGATTGGATTCGCACCGGCCTAAACGTCGGCTGTATCGAAAGTGCGACCAATGGCGGATTGATGGCGGCTCGCGCGATCTGCGGGCAACCGGTAGAGATCTCCGGAGAGTTCGATTTCTGTCCGCGGACCAGCGGATGTTTTACGTCGCTGCTGGCGATCTTCTCGCCACTGCTGGCTTGGGTTCGCAAGTTGTGTCGGATCTGTTGCCCGCCGCCTCCCCCTGCTCCGCTGCCAACGCCGTCGCTGCCGATGTATGTCGAACGCGGTGGCGATCAATCCTTTCCGGCTCCATTCGAATTCAAAACCGTCGACGCGTTTGCGTTTTATCTGTCAGCTCCCGCATCCGCCTTGCAGCGGTTGTGCGATGCACATTTGAACGCCCCCACCGGCGGGCGACTCTCGTACGTCGCGCCGTTTTCGAGTGTGATGATGGTCTTTTCGAACATCTCGAGATCGCGTCCCTCGCTGCCGCCGGCGAGCGAATACGGTTGGCTGCCCGAGAAAAACTTCTCGATCTGGATTCCGTTGATCGCGATGGAAAGCACTTCCACCGGTATCCCGTGGCCTCGCGCGATCGTCTGGTATCAGCCCTACATCATGGTCGATCAGGCTTGGGCCTTGACCAGTGGACGCGAGGTCTATGGATATCCCAAGGCGTTGGCCGACGTCACGATTCCCGGCTTTGGGACCGATCAGACGGCGTTCGGCGTCAAGACGCTTGCTGTCGAAGCCGCCGATCCCGCTGCGGAGGTTCGTCGTTTGGAACTGTTGAAAATTCGCCCGACCTCGAGTTCGGCGGTCCCTGCAGGACGGCAGTTCGATAAAACTCAAGCCGCCGATCTGGTGGAGGACATGAAGCGGAAGGTGCTTGTCGAGCCCGAGGCGCACAACAACAATAGCAGCGCGGTCGAATCGAGAGTCGACACCTTGTTGAGTCTGACCGATCTGACCGGTGTCTTTTTGAAGCAGTTCCGCGACGCCGGGGTTGGCAATCAAGCGTGTTACCAAGCGATCGTGGAAGCCGACGCGAAGCCTTCCTTTTTGGGTGGCGGTTCGTTGTCAGATTCCTATCAAGTCGAAGGGATCGATACGATCACGCATCCGTTTTTAGCCGATTTTGGCTGGAGCAGTTTTCCTCGCGACGTTGCCAATGCGTGGCATCTGAAGTTCAACTTTACGATGCAAGCGGGACGCGAAGTCTGGCGTGCTTAA
- a CDS encoding SDR family NAD(P)-dependent oxidoreductase has translation MSNLSGKRALISGASRGIGSAAAIELARAGADVVINYFSNADEAEATCKRCREFGVRAESIQADTGEQADCERLVAEAWDRMGGLEIVVSNAAYSDRELFYRANLDGFRRTIDVTMWGPFYLLRAASLKMIDAGTQGSIVIVSSPHAVQAMPGAMAYNMAKAAIDQMARTAAVELAQHRIRVNILHPGWIDTPGERKFFSEQTLQEKGAELPWGRLGQPQEIGRGIVFLSDPASEYVTGSTLTIDGGIQLPWRDMFRIDEKPQSV, from the coding sequence TTGAGTAATTTGTCTGGCAAACGAGCGTTGATCAGCGGAGCGAGTCGTGGCATTGGGTCGGCGGCGGCCATCGAACTAGCGCGGGCTGGGGCGGATGTTGTGATCAATTACTTCAGCAACGCCGACGAGGCCGAAGCGACTTGCAAACGCTGTCGCGAATTTGGTGTGCGCGCCGAAAGCATTCAAGCAGACACCGGCGAACAAGCCGATTGCGAGCGGCTTGTCGCCGAAGCATGGGATCGGATGGGCGGCCTGGAGATTGTGGTTTCGAATGCCGCGTACAGTGATCGCGAACTTTTCTATCGCGCCAATCTGGATGGTTTTCGGCGAACGATCGATGTCACGATGTGGGGACCGTTCTACCTGCTTCGGGCGGCCAGTTTGAAGATGATCGATGCCGGCACCCAGGGGAGCATCGTAATCGTCAGTTCGCCACACGCGGTCCAGGCGATGCCTGGCGCGATGGCGTACAACATGGCCAAAGCCGCGATCGATCAGATGGCGCGAACCGCCGCTGTCGAACTGGCTCAGCATCGGATCCGCGTCAATATCTTGCATCCCGGCTGGATCGACACTCCCGGAGAACGGAAGTTCTTCAGCGAACAGACGCTGCAGGAAAAGGGGGCTGAATTGCCATGGGGCCGTTTGGGGCAGCCGCAAGAGATCGGTCGTGGGATCGTCTTCTTGAGCGATCCGGCCAGTGAATACGTCACCGGCAGTACGCTGACAATCGACGGCGGCATCCAGTTGCCGTGGCGCGACATGTTCCGCATCGATGAAAAGCCGCAGTCCGTCTAA
- a CDS encoding alpha/beta hydrolase family protein produces the protein MAGSEAEGSLAPRRNERVEFPGGNGFPLAGIIEMPSTPPIARATFSHCFTCGKDLKTIVRLSRLLAQRGIVVLRFDMTGIGDSRGDFAETNFETNLADLRAAVEYFDSRFDLPAFLIGHSFGGAASLALTDKLDSIRGTVSIAAPSDIWHLADTMLRMNPAIEVDGEGQVTIGGRSFTIRKPTLDQWRQYDLESTIAAIRKPILALHSPTDETVGYESVSQIVPRHDGEASDSPLPRSLITLPGSDHLLLKNPRDLEFAATVIAGWIERHAHDAG, from the coding sequence ATGGCCGGATCTGAAGCTGAGGGTTCCCTCGCGCCGCGGCGCAATGAGCGCGTCGAGTTTCCCGGCGGCAATGGTTTTCCGTTGGCGGGTATCATCGAGATGCCCAGCACCCCGCCGATCGCGCGGGCTACCTTTTCGCACTGCTTTACCTGCGGCAAGGATCTGAAGACGATCGTCCGGTTGAGCCGCTTGTTGGCGCAGCGTGGGATCGTCGTGCTGCGGTTTGATATGACCGGGATCGGCGACAGCCGAGGGGACTTTGCGGAGACCAATTTCGAAACCAACCTCGCCGACCTGCGGGCCGCTGTCGAATATTTTGATTCGCGGTTCGATCTGCCCGCGTTCCTGATCGGCCACAGTTTTGGCGGAGCGGCTTCGCTGGCGCTAACCGACAAATTGGATTCGATTCGCGGCACGGTCAGCATCGCCGCACCAAGCGACATCTGGCACCTGGCCGATACGATGCTGCGGATGAACCCCGCGATCGAAGTCGATGGTGAGGGGCAGGTGACGATCGGCGGGCGGTCGTTTACGATCCGCAAACCGACGCTGGATCAATGGCGGCAGTACGATCTGGAATCGACGATCGCTGCGATCCGTAAACCGATCCTGGCGTTGCACTCGCCGACCGATGAGACGGTTGGTTACGAAAGCGTCTCGCAGATCGTGCCTCGCCACGACGGTGAAGCCTCCGATTCGCCGCTGCCTCGCAGCCTGATCACGCTTCCCGGATCGGATCACTTGCTTTTAAAGAACCCTCGCGACTTGGAGTTTGCCGCGACGGTGATCGCCGGATGGATCGAGCGTCACGCGCACGACGCCGGCTAG
- the floA gene encoding flotillin-like protein FloA (flotillin-like protein involved in membrane lipid rafts) → MFCVFFGLIATFFGLRYGKLWFQAWMSGADVSITSLLRMHFCKVHASTIVTAKVMAAQAGLDISPRSGISTRRLEAHYLAGGNVMNIINAIIAAHRANIPLVFDQAAAIDLAGRDVLDAVRTSVYPKVIDCPDPKRSGKTTLSAISMDGVELRVRARVTVRTNLEQLIGGATEETIIARVGESIISSLGSSKSHSMVLENPDLITRAVLSRGLDAHTAFEIVSIDIADIDVGENIGARLQADQAEADTRVARANAERRRAEAVAVEQENKAKVAENRARLVLSESEVPQAMAEAFRGGRITVGESNGRI, encoded by the coding sequence ATTTTCTGCGTGTTCTTCGGCTTGATCGCGACCTTCTTCGGGCTGCGGTATGGCAAGCTGTGGTTCCAGGCGTGGATGAGCGGTGCCGATGTCAGCATCACTTCGTTGCTGCGGATGCATTTCTGCAAGGTCCATGCATCGACAATTGTTACCGCCAAGGTGATGGCGGCTCAGGCGGGCCTCGATATCAGCCCTCGCAGCGGCATTAGCACCCGCCGTTTGGAAGCTCATTATCTCGCCGGTGGCAACGTGATGAACATCATCAACGCGATCATCGCCGCTCACCGAGCGAACATCCCGTTGGTCTTCGATCAAGCCGCGGCGATCGATCTGGCCGGCCGCGATGTCTTGGATGCGGTACGTACCAGCGTCTATCCGAAGGTCATCGACTGTCCCGATCCCAAGCGCAGCGGCAAGACGACGCTTAGCGCGATCTCGATGGACGGTGTCGAATTGCGAGTTCGGGCGCGCGTCACGGTCCGGACGAATCTGGAGCAATTGATCGGCGGAGCGACCGAAGAGACGATCATCGCGCGGGTTGGCGAGAGCATCATCAGTTCGTTGGGATCGTCCAAGTCGCACTCGATGGTTCTGGAGAATCCCGACTTGATCACACGAGCTGTGCTCAGCCGCGGACTCGACGCGCACACCGCGTTCGAGATCGTCTCGATCGATATCGCCGACATCGACGTCGGCGAGAACATCGGCGCTCGCTTGCAAGCCGATCAAGCCGAAGCCGACACGCGTGTGGCTCGCGCCAACGCCGAACGACGCCGCGCCGAAGCGGTTGCTGTCGAGCAAGAGAACAAGGCCAAGGTCGCTGAAAACCGAGCCCGTTTGGTGCTGTCCGAATCGGAGGTGCCGCAAGCGATGGCCGAAGCGTTTCGTGGCGGTCGGATCACCGTAGGCGAAAGTAATGGCCGGATCTGA
- a CDS encoding phenylacetate--CoA ligase family protein, which yields MLTYDATDRLSFTRLRRDLLEAMQIERFNRLIEAILPQNSFHDDRLDDIQFPLQALGELRHLPTLSKADLIAAGDMFPPRFHTFDASRYIRLHRTSGTTGRPLPLLDTADDWQWWIDTWQFVLDAADVTADDRAFMAFSFGPFIGFWSANDALAARGAMVIPGGGLSTAARLTLLQDSAATILCCTPTYALHMAEVARDESIPIESSAIRCVIVAGEPGGSIPEVRQRIEAAWGAKVIDHSGATEIGPWGFGTADGTSLHVIETEFIAEFLLEDGTPAAEGQLSELVLTNLGRIGAPIIRYRTGDLVRPSWEHSDECRFVRLEGGVLGRADDMVVVRGVNVFPSSIERVIRSIPELGEFRILLSKQGEMDQVSVEVEDPQNDPQRIGKQFETAIGLRIAIKIVPEGSLPRFEAKARRVVDNR from the coding sequence ATGCTAACCTACGACGCTACCGATCGGCTCTCCTTCACGCGGCTCCGTCGCGACCTGCTCGAAGCGATGCAGATCGAGCGGTTCAATCGCTTGATCGAAGCGATCCTTCCGCAGAATTCATTCCACGACGACCGACTAGACGACATCCAGTTCCCGCTGCAAGCGCTCGGCGAACTGCGTCACCTGCCGACGCTTTCCAAAGCCGACCTGATCGCTGCGGGAGACATGTTTCCGCCACGCTTCCATACCTTCGATGCATCGCGTTACATCCGACTGCATCGAACCAGTGGGACGACGGGCCGGCCGCTGCCGCTGTTGGATACCGCGGACGATTGGCAATGGTGGATCGATACCTGGCAGTTTGTACTCGATGCCGCTGATGTGACAGCTGACGACCGCGCCTTCATGGCGTTTTCGTTTGGCCCCTTCATCGGTTTCTGGAGTGCCAACGATGCGCTGGCGGCTCGCGGCGCGATGGTGATCCCCGGCGGAGGCCTTTCGACAGCGGCGCGGTTGACGTTGCTGCAAGATTCCGCTGCCACGATCCTCTGCTGCACGCCGACCTACGCGCTGCATATGGCGGAAGTCGCCCGCGACGAATCGATCCCGATCGAATCGTCGGCGATCCGATGTGTGATCGTGGCGGGTGAACCGGGCGGATCGATTCCCGAGGTCCGCCAGCGGATCGAAGCTGCTTGGGGCGCCAAAGTGATCGACCACAGCGGTGCGACTGAAATCGGCCCTTGGGGCTTCGGCACCGCCGACGGCACGTCGCTGCACGTGATCGAAACCGAATTCATCGCGGAGTTCTTGTTGGAGGATGGGACTCCCGCCGCCGAGGGCCAGCTGAGCGAACTGGTGCTGACCAACCTCGGCCGCATCGGCGCTCCGATCATCCGCTACCGCACGGGCGACCTCGTCCGCCCCAGCTGGGAACATTCCGACGAATGCCGGTTCGTCCGTCTGGAGGGAGGCGTTCTGGGGCGAGCCGACGACATGGTAGTGGTCCGCGGCGTCAACGTTTTTCCCAGCAGCATCGAACGCGTGATCCGCAGCATCCCCGAACTCGGCGAGTTTCGGATCCTGTTGAGCAAACAGGGAGAGATGGACCAGGTGAGCGTCGAGGTCGAGGATCCGCAGAACGATCCGCAGCGGATCGGCAAACAATTTGAAACGGCGATCGGATTGCGGATCGCAATCAAAATCGTTCCCGAAGGTTCGCTGCCACGCTTCGAAGCCAAGGCGCGGCGCGTGGTCGACAACCGCTAG